The genomic interval GCACCAATAAACTCTTCGCTAGTTACTGTGTTATACAACCAATAGACCCCCTCCGTGTTGGTTGCACCAGCGCAGGCTAATACAGGCGTATCTCTTGCTAAAGGTGCAGCTAAATGGACATCATCAAAAGTCGGTGAATCAATTTCACTTCTAACAGAGACTGTGGCAGTTAAGAATTGACCTGATTTATTTCGTGGAAGCTCTATGTATGGGCTTCCGGAACCTTGTTCTTGCGCTTGGCAAAACACATCTTCCTGATTGAAATAAAACGGATCATGATTAGAAAGTACTATGTCAAAATCTACCACTGAATATTCAGGTAGATTCTCATCAAATATATAAACTCGACAAGTATCTGACTTCAATTGACTCAAACGAATAGTCGCTGTTTCTCTAAATCTTTCGCGCTGCAAGTCCCACGAATATCGCAATCTAGCCACGTGAAACACTCCAGCGGAAAGTTCCTTTCCTCTAAACGGGGTGCCTTTTTTAAAAATATCATTGTGGAAAACAAGACGTTTTATGTCGGTAGGTTTTTTCTCACGTTTTACATGAAAGCGTTGTTCAGCATGCCTCTCAGTTTTATCATGCAATGACAAATGAATCGGTTGAGCACCATCGCTATAAGAAGGCGTAATATAAAAATCGGCCTTCTTCGAAGTAAAAAGAAATGGGATACCTAACACCCTATCTGTGCCCCCACTAAACGCAATACAAATTTCATCAATAGTATTATGCCGACTCATTTGATGCCCCTAGTTATTGTGACCTTACAGTCAATCAAAGATATAGTCTGTCGAGCGGTACCGCTTATAAACGCCACGCCAAGCTAGAATTACCATCCCCTAGCCTCAACTACGGAGCAGGACCAGTAGCATTGGTAAATCAGTAGTAAACTCGCTCGTTTATAAACTTGTTTGGATTTACTCACACAGGCTCAGATTCTGAGAACTCTCTAATCGCGGAGTCCAAAATACTGTTAGTGGCCTGTTCTAGCAATGGAAAGTTAATATAAGTAGCTGGGCGCACTTTCTGGCCACTATCAATCATCTCTTTTTGTCGCCAAGCTGAATTGTAAATTTCTCTCAGCAATTCTTTTATTTCTGAAAGACTTTCTCGGACAATTGGTGCCCAGAGGGACAGATCGAGTTCGTCTACCGCCATTTTAAATTTAACGTAAGTAGAAAAATCGTTGTCGCTTTGCCCCTCAGCATGTTTAACTAAATCTTCACGAAACTCTGCATCTAACCGATTCATCTCAATTGTATGCTCATGATTCGCTCTTTCAATAGCATGTAAAAATCTAATAACAGCCAAGCGCTGGCTTTCTCTAAACTCGCTGCGAGCAACCTTCAGGTTTACCTTCGCTTCTTTTCTAAAGTCCAAGTACCGGTCCACATATTTCAATACAGCTGTGAATACAGCAACAAGCAAACCGCCTGACACCCCTATTAATAAACTTTCTAAATTTATGGGCAACGCTGCTATCTTCTTTTCTCTAATTATGTGGATCAGATCAGTTAATTGTCATAATAGTGTTAATCTCAACCTCAAAGATGATTTCCAGACGCATTGATTGAAATCACAAACTCAGTTCCGCTGGATACATCTTCAAAAGTGTTATATGACTACGAAAGAAAATAACGCTCTTTAAACTCCGGCGAACAGGCTTCCATGACACTACTCATCATTGTTTTATTCTCTTGCCTCTTCGTTTTATTCTTCTCTCGAGCGAGGATTCGCTTCTCCCAGTACGGTTCTGCCTGAAGCATCTTTTGTGGTGAAAGCTTAAAATTCCCGTGCTCATTAGTCCAAATGAAAGAGTTGGGGGTAAAAATTTCTGAGTTGAACATATAGTTCGCTAAATCTACAGACCAAGAAAACTCTCGACTTTCAGAAAAATGGTACTGACAAAGACGACCCAAAAGAGCACAAATCCAGTCTGCAAACTGAACAGTTCCGTATAAATGACTGTCCGCCTGAAGCGGTATATCAACCACTCTGCTCAAATCTTTATCTGCATGGCGGCTAAAAATTGTGCTACCTAAAGTGGACACCGCTCTCGTTCGGTTATCAGCCTCAGTCGCATCCATGATGACCATAATCTCATCATCCTTTGAGGCACCAATCGACCCAACGCGCTTAATAGTTTGAATCAAACAATGCTTTTCTCGCTCCTGAGTCGATTCGCAGCTGATGCTCACTGGACCGAGTGGCTTCTCTTGCCCAAAGAAAAAAACGTTTCCTCTAGATCGCTTAAGCTCTCTCGATATTCGTTTCAAGGCGGGAATCATTTCACTCCCATACTTATTATAGTTTTTGGTAGTAAGGAGACTCGCCCCTTTCTTTTCCCATCGTCGCGGATGAACATTTGCTGCACGAATTTCTTCAGCTAAAAGACGCTCTTTAATATGTTCGAAGTAACCACCAAATCGACGAACCTCGACTTCAGGGATGACAAATCCGCCATAGCCAAAAACAGGGTTTTCATGATACTTTTTATGCTTTGGACTGATATAGGGGCCTACATGCCCAAATTCATCCAAGTATACAATCAACAAAATAAATACCTCCTTAAAGGCTCAGTGGCCAATCAGCTTTGCTGATTGGCCACCGGAATTGGCGCGTTACCCGTTTTTCAGAGCCGCCACCGTACTCCTTAATATTAAGGAGAATGTTGCACTTGCGCAACCTCAATTACTGTTGTCGCATCTATCTAGTGCAAAGAATACCCCTTTCCATCACCCCTTTGTCTAAAAAATACAATCAGACAAGAGCTAACACAACGACCGCAGAGATCCCTCTCCACGGTCATTGTGTTTTACACGCTATTTAACGCCTTTATCACCCTTCTCGGTTACGCCACTCCCCTGCTGTGGATCTGCTTCAGTGCCACCTACACTGTTGCCGTCCATGTTTGCCATGCGACCGCTTACCGCTGCTGAACGCATTGCTGCATTCATCGCCTGGCCGGTCACAGAAGGCTTCTGACCTCGCTGTGCACGGATACCGTTCTTAGCACTGACACCGCTGCGCTGTGCGCCTCGACCGCCTTGAGTTGCTCCACCACGGCCACCAGAGCGTCCGCTGCCACCCATCGCGTCGCGAACATTAGCACCCATCTGACCAGGCTGACCGATTCCTCGTACAGCCTGTGATGCCAGTGAGCCAGCAACGTTCGCGCCCATAATTTGAGCTGATGACGGTGCACGCGTGTTTGCTGTGTGCGCGGTGTTGGCCTGGTTGTTCTGCACAAATGCTTGTGCATGACCAGACTCTTGGTAGTGAGCCTGACCAGGCGCCACTGGTCCATGTGATGCATTGACCACATGTGCGGCACCTGTTGAGCCAGTAGCTCCACCGGAAACAGCGTTGTTGATCATTCCCGCACCAGCTGCAGCATTACCCATCGCACCCTGGACAGTACCTGCGCCTTGTGCTGCAGAGCTTGCTGCGCCCGCTGCACCGATCACACCTGCGACACCGGCAATACCAGCTGCCCCCTGTGCCATCTGACCAAAGCTTGCGCCAGAGGAACCAGCATCCGCATTGGTCACAGCATTCTGAATCTGACCTGGAACCTGAGACAAGTGCTGTGCTGCCTCGGTGACCTTGCCAGCCACATCAACACCACCCATACCGCCTGCAGCATAAGCGCTGTTCACACTGTCACCTACCTGCTGTCCCATGGACGCCAGCTGAGTATTGAGCGCTGAGCCAGAAAGATCGCCAAGCTGCTTGCCGGCCTTTCCAGCAGGTGCTTCAGTGGCTTGAGCACTAAGTTGCTCCATACCAGCTATGGAACCTGCTGGTGCAAGACCCTGAGACGCTGCAATCTGAAGAGCTGCGTCATTCATGGCCTGATCGGAACTCGACACAGATCCACCAGCGAGAGCGCCCATTGGGGTGCCACTCTGCAATGCAGCCTCGCTCATGTTCAGACCTGCGCTTGAATCGGTCGCACTGTAATCAGCACCGGTAGTTCCGACTGTGCCCGCAGCACCCGAGACATCTGCACCATAGGTGTCTGGAATCTTGGACAGACCAGACTCAGTGACACTGCTTGCCAGAGACTGATCGTCCATGACATCCGCTGCAGTGGTAATGCCACTCGATTTCACACCAGATTTCTCCATCATGGTTCCTGACGAGCTCAGACCAGCCATCTTCATTTCAGCTTCAGCAGCACTCATTGGTGTGCCATCAGCATGAAGCGGGTTACCCTGTGCATCAACGCTCGCACCCTCACCGTCGAGAGTGGTTCCATCGGAGCTATACGCAGCATTGCTAAATGACGCGCGACCAGCACCATCAACAACACCGTCTACAAAATCAGCGTTAGCATCAGCAGAAGCAATTGCATCTCCATCTGCTACATAGTCGCCATCAACGGTAGCGTCACCACCTGCTGCGAACGCACCATCACCGTCGCCGTTGATAACGCCATCTGCATAATTATCGAGCGCATCCGTAGCATACTTACCGACTAATCCGGCACCAGCCACAGTTGTGACAACCTTCGCCAGACCAGCAGCCTTCTCACCCAAGCCTGAATCGCTACCGCCACCTGATCCACCAGAGCCTGAATCAGATCCACCACCGTCACCATCACGGTTGAGTACCATATGTGTCGCACCAATACCAAGACCCGTTGCGGCTGCACGACGCATCATGCCGTCACCAGAGGTAGCACCTGCAGAAGAGACCTGTGTATCCAAGAAGCGGTTAATAACACTGGTCACGGCTTCATCGACACCTGATACCAAAGATCCGCGCACCTTCATCGCAATAATCGTGAAGATGATGACCCCCATGGATGAGGCCACTGTGATCACCATGCCGGCAATCGCCCAGTTGCCTGAGGTAGCTAGTGCCATACCGACTAGCCCCATACCAGCACCGGCAACCAGCTCAGCACTCTCGTTACTACTTAAGGAATCAGCCAAAGGTTGTTCAAAGAGTGCTGGTACAGCCATCAAGAACCGGGTAATGAGCTGGTACAAAATGATCGTTCCGATAACCTCTACGAGCATAGCGATGGTGTACACAATGACCTTGGCAACACCAGCAATAAAGCCCATCGCAGCAAAAGGAACGGCACCAATGAGCGACAGCGTGCGTCGAATCGTATTAAACAGCATGGCACCGGCGTAACCGATACCGATCACGATGAAGCTACCCATCAGGGACATTGCAGAGAACCAGTACACAAAGTTCATGGCACCAGAACCGATAAGACTCACTGCGCTATGCGATGCACGGGTGTAGCTTGACGCAGAAGTGGACGTAGAAAAGACACTTGCATCAGCTGGATGGAATGAGGTGTTGAGGAAGTTGTACATCGTCAAGGGCGACATATTGCAGTCACTTCGGTAGTCCCCGACCACAGCACGAGAACCTGTCACGACTGAGTTGTTGCATGACGCTGTCGCATCACCAGATTTAAATGACACCGCATTGCGGTCAATAGGTCGTCCCTGCAGACCAGCTGAGTCGCTGACCTCAAGCAATGGATTGTTCGCATCAGCTAATTCAGCAGCAGTGATCTCATTAAGACCAGAGGCTGTGTTGTAACCAGTAACCCAGGCCATTACATCACCACCGGCAACAGCTTCGCCACTTCCCTCTTTCGAGGTCAAAGATTCCATCGCACTTCGAATAGAGGTTTCGAAACTGCCAGAGGAGATACTGTCGTTGTCGATATAACGACTCAGTAGCGCGATGGTTCCCTGGAAAATAGTCGTCGCCGAACTTGATGAGGTCCCATCGGTGCCAGAATTGGCTGGATCCGCCATCTTTTCCATCCAGTCCATGCTATAGCCTAGATCCATGGAACCTGGATTCTTAAAAGTAGTAAAACTCTCATTTGATTGAGCATTAATTTCCAACGCCGAATTGCGTACCATCCGCATGGACTGCCCTGTTGGCGCCTGATCCTCCAGACTCCACGCCAGTGTTACTTTGTCAGGAACACGCATACGGGTGTTTTCTGCCCATGATTGGAAATCCACGTAGGTGGACAACACAATCTTTGTCGCATTTGATCCAGCACTTGTGGAACTACCGCTGTCGAGGAAGGAATCCAGCGCACCGGTATAAGAGACACCAAGCAGTGGCAGGCCAACGACACCGTACACGACGCGGATAACAACCTTTTTAAACGCTGATCCCTTGTCCATGCGTCGAAACATCAACGCACCCATCATAAACAGACCAATGGAGACAGGAATAACGATGAGCCAGCCCACAGTCACTGACCAGTTATAGATCAACCCGAAGAAATCAGTCATTCCTTCAAACGGTGTTCCTTCTGTGGTCTGCCCACCAGCCATATTCTCAGTGAATGTCTTGTTAGTATTCTGAGATACTGGTCCAACGAGCAGTCTAAATGGGTTTATGGTGCTCAAGATATTCAGCACAGTGTTAAAAACCAGATCAATGCCTCCGGAGATGATGTACGCGATCATCATCGCGTACCCCATGCCCTTACGCTGAGCAAAATCAGTCTGCGAATCCTCCGCCTTTGAGCTATCAAAGCCTAAGCCACTCAGTGTCGCGCCAAATAATGCAAAGTGATAAGGCCCTTGAAAGGCATGATCAGCTAGAGAATCATAGGAGTACGTTTTCTCGTTGTTGGCAACACCATTACCAAAGAACCAACCAGAGTCCTCGTTGTGTTTCGCGTCAGCATAACCAAGGACATTGCCTCCGTTGGCGGCCTTACTGAGAATGCCCTCCCACACCTTAAGACCGGCGTCCTCAGAATCGAGGAACTCGTTCGGTCCGCCTTCCTCTACACCGGCAGTAGCTGCCCGACCATTGCCATAGAACGATGCCATCGCAGAGGCCATACGGTACATGGAGTAATCAGGGGCTTTATCAAGGTTCTGTTCTTTACGTTGCTCTTCGTTTTTCGCATCGTAGAAGCACTTCAAGACATCTTCTGCTTCGAGACACTTCTCGATAATGTGCATTTCACCTAAGTTCTCGGTGATGCACTTAAGAAGCATCTCGGTGTCACCATCACTGGGACAAATCGCTTCAAAGGCAACCTCGCCCATAGCACCGACAACCTGGGCAATAATAGCGCTGGCGAAAGCATTAGCTTCACGTTCCTTGTTACCAAACGCACCAAAGCTCAAACCCACTGAGATCAAGAGCGTCATGACAACAGCCATCGTTCGGCGTCGCCACGTCTTGTGTCGGTTGTGTTTAAGCTCCATGCGCGCAATCTCAGCATCTACGTCCTGCTCACTAAGCTGTACAGGTTGCGGTTCTAAAACTGTCGCAGTCACTTGCCCGCCACCCCCTCAATATTCGTTTTAAACAATTGCTTAAAAAGTTTCATTAATCCCCAATTCAAAGTTATTTTAGAATGGAATATAGAAACTTTAACACATTAAAATTGAATATTAAATGTTGTTTAAAGTCGAAATTGTGAATCCAGATGGATGGGTATATCCAGCTCAAGACGTAAAAACCACCCTGTACACCATCAGGTACAGGGTGGTTAAAGCGGGGTGCTTTAAGTGAAATAGCTTTATTCAGTGGGCTTATACGAGTCAAGCTCCGTACCCATGTCATACAAGTCAGGAGATTCGCCATCAAAAAACAACTCACAATACTCAGGGACCCCATCACAGTAATCACCTAATGTAATACGAGATGCCGAGGATTCAGCCTCTAAATCTGTAAATCCCAATTCAGACAAATGAGCGATGACATCACTACGCACCTCGTCAAGCTTCTCGCTTCGCGCGCCACCAAAGTACCAAGATTCCAAATAGCCAACAGCCTGGTAATCCGCAGCGAATTGGAAACCATCACCCAAGCGCTCCGCAGCCGCCTGCGCATCAGCTTTATCAAAGCCCTTACCTACAGCGTTGTCCACAGCCACAGCAGCAGATGATCCATCAGCCACAGCAGAACGCATAAAGGTGTCTAATTGAGCATCCTTATCAACAGCTGCAGAATCTGTTGTGTCAGCCGATGCAGAAGATGAGCCAGTACTGCTACTACTAGCACCGCTACTGTCCGGGCCGTCAGCATCACTAGAGCAAGCAGATAAGCCAAACATCAGCGTACTGACAGCCAGCAGCGCAAGAGTTTTATTCTTCAACATGAGTTACGTCCTTAATATATACAGCAGTCGTGGTGTGGACCATGACTGCTGTAGAAGTCTCCCCCTGCACCCATGGTTAGCGTACTTTAATATTTATAACCCAAACCATATTATTTCGCAGAATTATGTGCAAAATGTAGCGACTGCGCTACTACCCCCGGTAGAACATGGGGGGATTTAAAGAGGAAATAGCGCCGAACATACGTGAAATAGAGACAAGCAAATAGTCTATCAGAGCACATAAAGGTGCCATACCCACTCTTTCAACTGATGACATAGGCATTCCACCCGAATGAGTAGTCGCACAACCAAGACAAATCAACGCTGTGTTACCCAACCGGATGGTGTAAGAAGCACTGAAGACTTGATTTAAAGTCATCCCCCGCTGACGGCCTTGAATTTCTCTAGCCACCTGAAACCAGTTGTGGGATGTTTTCGATTATCTGTTTACCTACAAGATTTAACATTGTAGTGAAGGCTTTATCGCCGGCTTTTATGCTGAGTTCCTTCAACTTTTCAAAAGCATTCTGGATAAAACCTTTATTCGGAGACTCCTTCTTCAACTCATCCGCGATGGATTGAATGCTTTCTTCGGCTTCAGCTCTAGCTTCCCCTAAGTCGAACTTTTCAGGATTAATGGTCTGCATAATCTTCAGTAGGTCATCCACGGACAATCCCTTCTGCACAGCTTTAGCGCTGTTACCAATGGCTACAGCTCCATTGGCTTGAGTGATTGTAGTTTCGTAGTTATTTTCAATGTGCTTCATGACCGTGGCATTAACCTTTTCGCTGCTTGGTAGTTCATCCAGAGGAGTTGCGTGTGTGAGGTCGGCAATCATGGAAGTCATTAGAGTTCGGATGCGGTCCACAATTCCCGAAAAATAAGAGTTATCTAAGTAAACATTTAAATTCAAAATTTGATTTAATGGCGCGTACTGATCATTATGAAGATCGCGGACCCGAAGTAAATTCGGGGGCGATAAATTAATCCCATCCTGCCTAGTCGACCATTCAATTAGCGTTTGAATCGGCTGATCAAAATGCAGCTCTTCAGGGAAATACTTACGAGCTCTTTCAGGAACATTATGTGGCCCCAGTACCATATTAGACATTATTGAATTACCAGCTTGAATTTTCGCGAATACAGGAGGTCCTTTCAATTTGCGATATTCCGGAATACCATCAATGGAGCCATAACCATTTAATTCATTTTTCGCCCACTCTTGTAAAGAGTCCGAGTTAGTATCACTTCCAAGGAAGATACACGCCCGAAGAAGCTCCGTTAATGGACGCTCTTCTATTAAGCCTTTTCTGATGGATACAAGCAGAGAATCAGTCATGCTAAATATCATAATCCATCAAACATTTGATCGGTGTCAATCAATGCGTTCTGGACTGAGGTGACCACCATGCAAGACGAGGTGGACCTAGTGATCACCAACCCGCCGTTTTCTCTGTTCCGTGAGTTCCTGAGTTGGCTATTACACGGTGACGTGTTGTTTTCTATCATCGGTAACGCGAACGTAATCACATATCTAGGTGCCTGAATCTAGATTAAAACTATAAACATTATTTAAAACCATTGCCTTATTGGAGCATGCTGCAAGCTTTTCGCGGTGGGCTTGCAACATCTTACATCAGAATGAATGATGTTAAACACCTAATAAGTTCAAGTAGTTA from Corynebacterium glutamicum ATCC 13032 carries:
- a CDS encoding adenine-specific methyltransferase EcoRI family protein, with the protein product MQDEVDLVITNPPFSLFREFLSWLLHGDVLFSIIGNANVITYLGA
- a CDS encoding DUF3800 domain-containing protein; protein product: MLIVYLDEFGHVGPYISPKHKKYHENPVFGYGGFVIPEVEVRRFGGYFEHIKERLLAEEIRAANVHPRRWEKKGASLLTTKNYNKYGSEMIPALKRISRELKRSRGNVFFFGQEKPLGPVSISCESTQEREKHCLIQTIKRVGSIGASKDDEIMVIMDATEADNRTRAVSTLGSTIFSRHADKDLSRVVDIPLQADSHLYGTVQFADWICALLGRLCQYHFSESREFSWSVDLANYMFNSEIFTPNSFIWTNEHGNFKLSPQKMLQAEPYWEKRILAREKNKTKRQENKTMMSSVMEACSPEFKERYFLS
- a CDS encoding ABC transporter permease; this encodes MTATVLEPQPVQLSEQDVDAEIARMELKHNRHKTWRRRTMAVVMTLLISVGLSFGAFGNKEREANAFASAIIAQVVGAMGEVAFEAICPSDGDTEMLLKCITENLGEMHIIEKCLEAEDVLKCFYDAKNEEQRKEQNLDKAPDYSMYRMASAMASFYGNGRAATAGVEEGGPNEFLDSEDAGLKVWEGILSKAANGGNVLGYADAKHNEDSGWFFGNGVANNEKTYSYDSLADHAFQGPYHFALFGATLSGLGFDSSKAEDSQTDFAQRKGMGYAMMIAYIISGGIDLVFNTVLNILSTINPFRLLVGPVSQNTNKTFTENMAGGQTTEGTPFEGMTDFFGLIYNWSVTVGWLIVIPVSIGLFMMGALMFRRMDKGSAFKKVVIRVVYGVVGLPLLGVSYTGALDSFLDSGSSTSAGSNATKIVLSTYVDFQSWAENTRMRVPDKVTLAWSLEDQAPTGQSMRMVRNSALEINAQSNESFTTFKNPGSMDLGYSMDWMEKMADPANSGTDGTSSSSATTIFQGTIALLSRYIDNDSISSGSFETSIRSAMESLTSKEGSGEAVAGGDVMAWVTGYNTASGLNEITAAELADANNPLLEVSDSAGLQGRPIDRNAVSFKSGDATASCNNSVVTGSRAVVGDYRSDCNMSPLTMYNFLNTSFHPADASVFSTSTSASSYTRASHSAVSLIGSGAMNFVYWFSAMSLMGSFIVIGIGYAGAMLFNTIRRTLSLIGAVPFAAMGFIAGVAKVIVYTIAMLVEVIGTIILYQLITRFLMAVPALFEQPLADSLSSNESAELVAGAGMGLVGMALATSGNWAIAGMVITVASSMGVIIFTIIAMKVRGSLVSGVDEAVTSVINRFLDTQVSSAGATSGDGMMRRAAATGLGIGATHMVLNRDGDGGGSDSGSGGSGGGSDSGLGEKAAGLAKVVTTVAGAGLVGKYATDALDNYADGVINGDGDGAFAAGGDATVDGDYVADGDAIASADANADFVDGVVDGAGRASFSNAAYSSDGTTLDGEGASVDAQGNPLHADGTPMSAAEAEMKMAGLSSSGTMMEKSGVKSSGITTAADVMDDQSLASSVTESGLSKIPDTYGADVSGAAGTVGTTGADYSATDSSAGLNMSEAALQSGTPMGALAGGSVSSSDQAMNDAALQIAASQGLAPAGSIAGMEQLSAQATEAPAGKAGKQLGDLSGSALNTQLASMGQQVGDSVNSAYAAGGMGGVDVAGKVTEAAQHLSQVPGQIQNAVTNADAGSSGASFGQMAQGAAGIAGVAGVIGAAGAASSAAQGAGTVQGAMGNAAAGAGMINNAVSGGATGSTGAAHVVNASHGPVAPGQAHYQESGHAQAFVQNNQANTAHTANTRAPSSAQIMGANVAGSLASQAVRGIGQPGQMGANVRDAMGGSGRSGGRGGATQGGRGAQRSGVSAKNGIRAQRGQKPSVTGQAMNAAMRSAAVSGRMANMDGNSVGGTEADPQQGSGVTEKGDKGVK